A region from the Enoplosus armatus isolate fEnoArm2 chromosome 24, fEnoArm2.hap1, whole genome shotgun sequence genome encodes:
- the LOC139306978 gene encoding ATP-binding cassette sub-family C member 4-like: MECAAFDGRLNPLATAGFLSRVFLCWLSPLLHLGHKQRLEESDMFSVLPEDRSEVLGEELQRFWDHEVKKAAKDLRKPKLTRVLLQCYGRSYAVAGVFVFALETIKVIQPLLLGNIILYFENYDPHDQRSLCLAYGYAAAMSLSTFGLTILQHLYYYHVQRTGMKIRLAMCHMIYRKALGLSSESMGQTTTGQIVNLLSNDVNRFDEITLNLHYLWLGPLQAMVIVALLWIEIGPSCLAGVAAIALMMPVQTWFGKLFGILRSKTAVLTDDRIRIMNEVVSGIRIIKMYAWEKPFSALVTEARRKEISQILKSSYLRGLNMASFFASSKVIVFVTFTAYALLGNAITASTVFVTVSLYGTIKLTVTLFFPLAIEKLSETAVSVRRIKNFLLLEEVEREHFVLPLEEKEENSVEIEKLTCYWDKSLDAPSLQNICITVKSHQLLTVIGPVGAGKSSLLCAVLGELPHDTGAMKAKGQLTYAAQQPWVFPGTIRSNILFGRELDAQKYERVLRACALKRDLELLPDGDLTLIGDRGATLSGGQKARVSLARAVYQEADIYLLDDPLSAVDAEVGRHLFEQCICGLLKNKCRILVTHQLQHLRAADQVVVLQEGRIVAQGAYSELQGFTSLLKSDEERRSTSADSDKLSLHSQWTSRSRGSHCSHSSLLPPESNRPEQLPAETVRTMAEETREEGNVSSHIYLTYFTAGCNHLVLAVVVLLSVIAEVAYILQDWWLVHWAREEVSNGTSTAVGINNGINATRPDQEVNLTFYLGIYSGLTAAAVVFGFARSLVIFHGLVNSAQTLHNSMFGAIIRTPVHFFDVNPIGRILNRFSKDVSQMDSTLPITFVDFYQLFLQNVGVVVVAASVIPLILIPVVPLLFIFLYLRRFFLHTSRDVKRLESTTRSPVLSHLSSSLQGLWTLRALRAEERLKKAFDAHQDLHSEAWFLFLMTSRWFALRLDSICSIFITFTTFGCILLRDGLRAGEVGLVLTYAVTLVGNFQWTMRQSAEVENMMTSVERVVEYTELKSEAPWETQKRPPPDWPSKGLVTFNQVNFSYSDGGPLVLQDINATFQPSEKVGVVGRTGAGKSSLVSALFRLAEPRGKIYIDGVLTSEIGLHDLRQKMSIIPQDPVLFTDTVRKNLDPFNQHTDEDLWTALEEVQLKSVVEELPCKLETVLAESGSNFSVGQRQLVCLARAVLRRNRILVIDEATANVDPRTDELIQKTIRDKFRECTVLTIAHRLNTIIDSDRILVLDGGVIQELDRPFTLLQNKDGALYKMVQQTSQAAALLESARQS, encoded by the exons AGGCTCAACCCGCTGGCCACCGCCGGGTTTCTTTCACGGGTGTTTTTGTG CTGGTTAAGCCCGTTGCTGCACCTCGGCCACAAACAGAGGCTGGAGGAAAGTGACATGTTCAGCGTTCTTCCAGAGGACCGGTCCGAAGTACTGGGAGAGGAACTACAGAG ATTTTGGGACCATGAAGTTAAAAAGGCTGCGAAGGACCTTCGGAAGCCAAAACTCACCAGAGTTCTTCTTCAGTGCTACGGGAGGTCCTACGCAGTGGCCGGGGTGTTTGTATTTGCACTG GAGACAATTAAAGTGATCCAGCCACTTCTTCTGGGAAATATAATCCTGTACTTTGAGAATTACGACCCCCACGACCAGAGAAGCCTTTGCTTGGCGTACGGTTACGCTGCCGCGATGTCCCTCTCCACCTTCGGACTGACTATCCTCCAACATCTGTACTATTACCACGTCCAAAGAACAGGCATGAAGATTAGACTGGCCATGTGTCACATGATATACAGGAAG GCTCTTGGTCTCAGCAGTGAATCCATGGGGCAAACAACCACCGGTCAAATTGTGAATCTCCTTTCAAATGATGTCAATCGTTTTGACGAG ATCACACTCAATCTGCACTACCTCTGGCTGGGACCTCTTCAAGCGATGGTGATCGTCGCTTTGCTTTGGATTGAGATCGGCCCCTCGTGTCTGGCCGGTGTGGCAGCCATCGCCCTCATGATGCCTGTACAGACCTGGTTTGGAAAGCTCTTTGGCATCCTCAG gAGCAAAACAGCGGTCCTTACTGACGATAGAATCCGCATCATGAACGAGGTGGTGTCTGGCATCAGGATCATCAAGATGTACGCCTGGGAGAAGCCCTTCTCCGCTCTGGTGACTGAAGCCAGAAG GAAGGAGATCAGTCAGATATTAAAGAGCTCCTACCTACGAGGACTCAACATGGCCTCCTTCTTCGCCAGCAGCAAGGTCATCGTCTTTGTTACGTTCACCGCCTACGCTCTCCTGGGCAACGCCATCACCGCCAGCACTGTGTTTGTCACGGTTTCCCTCTATGGCACAATCAAGCTCACGGTCACCCTGTTCTTCCCACTGGCCATAGAGAAGTTGTCGGAGACCGCGGTCAGCGTCCGCAGGATTAAG AATTTCCTCCTGCTGGAAGAGGTTGAGAGGGAACACTTTGTGCTCCccctggaggagaaggaggagaactCTGTTGAGATCGAGAAGTTGACCTGCTACTGGGATAAG agTCTGGACGCGCCGTCTCTGCAGAACATCTGTATCACTGTGAAGTCGCACCAACTCCTGACTGTAATTGGCCCAGTGGGGGCTGGAAAG TCATCCCTGCTGTGCGCCGTGCTGGGAGAGCTGCCTCACGACACGGGCGCCATGAAGGCCAAAGGTCAGCTGACATACGCCGCCCAGCAGCCCTGGGTGTTCCCCGGAACCATTCGCAGCAACATCCTGTTTGGGAGGGAGCTCGACGCCCAGAAGTACGAGAGAGTCCTCAGAGCCTGCGCTCTGAAGAGG GACCTGGAGCTGCTCCCAGACGGGGACCTGACGCTGATCGGGGACAGAGGAGCCACGCTCAGCGGGGGACAGAAAGCTCGCGTCAGCCTGGCGAG GGCCGTGTATCAGGAGGCGGACATCTACCTCCTGGACGACCCTTTAAGTGCCGTGGACGCTGAGGTCGGGAGACACCTTTTTGAACA GTGCATCTGCGGCCTGCTGAAGAACAAGTGTCGTATCCTGGTCACCCACCAGCTGCAGCACCTGAGAGCGGCTGACCAGGTTGTGGTCCTCCAGGAG GGGCGCATCGTGGCCCAGGGTGCCTACAGTGAGCTGCAGGGCTTCACGTCTCTGCTGAAAAGCGACGAGGAGCGGCGCTCCACATCAGCCGACTCGGACAAACTGTCGCTGCACAGCCAGTGGACGAGTCGCTCGCGCGGCTCGCACTGTTCTCACAGCAGCCTCCTGCCGCCGGAGAGCAACCGGCCTGAGCAGCTTCCT GCTGAAACCGTTCGGACCATGGCGGAGGAGACGCGAGAGGAAGGAAATGTCAGCAGCCACATTTACCTCACGTACTTCACTGCAGGCTGTAACCACCTGGTGCTGGCGGTCGTAGTACTGCTCAGTGTCATAGCTGAG GTTGCATACATTCTGCAGGACTGGTGGCTGGTACACTG GGCAAGAGAGGAGGTTTCGAACGGCACATCCACTGCTGTCGGCATTAATAATGGCATAAATGCGACTCGCCCAGATCAAGAGGTCAATCTCACATTTTACCTCGGCATTTATTCGG GGCTGACAGCAGCTGCCGTGGTCTTTGGTTTTGCCAGGAGCTTGGTGATCTTCCACGGGTTGGTGAACTCAGCGCAGACGCTGCACAACAGCATGTTCGGCGCCATCATCCGCACACCCGTTCACTTCTTCGACGTCAACCCCATAG GAAGAATTCTCAACAGGTTTTCCAAAGACGTCAGCCAGATGGACTCCACGTTACCCATCACCTTCGTGGACTTCTATCAA ttgtttttgcAGAACGTCGGCGTGGTTGTGGTGGCGGCCTCCGTCATCCCCCTCATCCTCATCCCCGTCGTTCCTCTGCTTTTTATCTTCTTGTACTTGAGGCGTTTCTTCCTCCATACATCACGAGATGTCAAACGTCTGGAGTCTACAA CTCGGAGTCCAGTGTTGTCCCACCTGTCCTCGTCCCTTCAGGGCCTGTGGACGCTCCGAGCCCTCAGAGCCGAGGAGAGGTTGAAGAAAGCCTTTGATGCGCATCAGGACCTGCACTCAG AGGCGTGGTTTTTGTTCCTGATGACCTCCCGCTGGTTTGCCCTCCGCCTCGACAGCATTTGCTCTATATTCATCACCTTCACCACATTCGGCTGCATCCTGCTCAGAGATG GCCTCAGGGCTGGAGAGGTGGGCCTGGTGCTGACCTATGCTGTGACACTGGTGGGAAACTTCCAGTGGACCATGAGGCAAAGTGCTGAGGTGGAGAACATG ATGACGTCTGTGGAGAGGGTGGTGGAGTATACGGAGCTGAAGAGCGAAGCGCCCTGGGAAACCCAGAAGCGCCCTCCACCCGATTGGCCCAGCAAAGGCCTGGTGACCTTTAACCAGGTGAACTTCTCCTACAGCGATGGCGGGCCGCTGGTCCTCCAAGACATCAACGCCACCTTCCAGCCCAGCGAGAAG GTCGGCGTCGTGGGTCGGACGGGTGCAGGGAAGAGCTCTCTGGTCTCAGCTCTGTTCCGCCTGGCGGAGCCTCGGGGGAAGATCTACATCGACGGCGTTTTGACCTCTGAGATCGGCCTCCACGACCTGCGACAGAAGATGTCCATCATTCCTCAG GACCCGGTGCTGTTTACTGACACGGTGAGGAAAAACCTGGACCCTTTCAACCAGCACACCGACGAAGACCTGTGGACGGCTCTGGAGGAG GTGcagctgaagtctgtggtgGAGGAGCTGCCTTGTAAGCTGGAGACGGTTCTGGCCGAGTCGGGCTCCAACTTCAGCGTGGGCCAGAGGCAGCTGGTGTGTCTGGCCCGAGCCGTCCTGAGGAGGAACCGCATCCTCGTCATCGACGAGGCCACAGCCAACGTGGACCCCAG GACAGATGAACTGATCCAGAAAACCATCCGGGACAAGTTCAGAGAATGCACTGTGCTGACCATCGCTCATCGCCTCAACACCATCATAGACAGCGACCGGATACTG gtgctGGACGGCGGTGTCATCCAGGAGTTAGACCGCCCCTTCACcctgctgcaaaacaaagacGGCGCTCTCTACAAGATGGTGCAACAGACGAGCCAGGCAGCAGCCCTGCTGGAGTCAGCCAGACAG TCTTGA